Genomic window (Verrucomicrobiota bacterium):
GTGCTGTATAACCCGAGGCATTATCGGGTTTTTCCTTGATGATTTGATTGAAAATATCAGTGGCTTTTTCAATTTGTTCTTTCCTGAGGTATTCAAAACCGATTTTAATCCTTAAATCAATGAAATCAGGATCCAGCGCCACTACCTTTTCATAAATGGCTAAAGCCTTTTCTGGTTCATTATTATTTTCAAAGGTAAATCCCTCGGCGTACAAGGCCAGCGCTTCAGCCTTTTTTTTAGTCATCTGGGAGGGGGAAATATCAGATGGTTTGGGTTCCCCAGGAGCCAGGTTCATGGAATTTGTCGATAGGGCTGTGGGCGTAATGATCTGTCCATCCTCTGAGAGGACATTTGAGGGGAAAATAAGGTCTGTCTGTTTATTTGTCGACGCAGTGGGAATGCTGGTCGGATTAACCGCATAAATGGAGAAGGTACTGAAATTCCAAAGGATGACAGTAAAAAGAAAAAACCACCATTTTTTGAATGGTGGAGTATGTATAATCAATTCCGTCACAGTACCTTTATGAACAAGGAAAAAACCGGAATGTTTCGGTTTTTCCTGATGATGTCGGCGGTGCGTTAACTGTGGAAATATGACCGGAAAAAACACAGGTGTTTCTTCCGGTCCAAACTCATCGTGGTCAAAACCACGGAATATTAATTATTTCTTATGACGATCGGCGCGGCTGCGTTTACGGCGCTTATGGCGATTGATCTTCGATTTACGTCTTTTCTTCAATGAACCCATGACGGATACTCCTGATTGTTAATAGATAACTTTGTTTAAAGGATACTCGATTATTCCTTCAGCTCCAAGCTCTTTTAATTGAGGAATCAACTCCCGAACAATGTGTTCGTCAATGATTGTCTCAACAGCGACCCATCCGGTGGTGCTGAGCTGGGAAATAGTGGGATTACGCAAGGCGGGCAAACTGCTGAGCAGGTTGGTGAGCCGGGTTTCCTGGATATTCATTTTCAGGCCGACTTTACGGCGGGCTTCCAGTGCACCCTTGAGCAAGAGAGCGATCCTCTGGATTTTTTGTTTTTTCCAGGCGTCCTTGTGGCTTTCCTTATTCACAATGAGTTGTGGATAAGACTCCATAAGGGTGTCGACAATCCTGAGTTGATTTGCCTTGAGTGAGGAACCTGTCTCGGTGATATCCACAATCGCATCCACAAGATCGGGGACTTTAACCTCCGTGGCGCCCCAAGAAAACTCCACATGGGCTTCGACCCCGTGTTTTTTTAAAAATTGTCTAGTGAGATTCACGGCTTCAGTAGCGATCCGTTTTCCAGCGAGATCCTGCACGGTCTTGATGGGGGAGGCGTCGGGGACCGCTAATATCCAGCGGGCGGGTGCACTGGTGGCTTTGCTGTAAGGTAAATCACAGATGACCTCGATCTGACTTTCATTTTCGGCAATCCAGTCTTTCCCAGTGATTCCGCAATCAAAATAACCACTTTCCACATAACGGGAGACTTCTTGTGCACGGACAAAACGACCTTCCATCTCCGGATCATCAATGGAGGGTTTATAAGAACGGCTCGATACCCCGATTTGCCAGCCCGCATGAGCAAAAAGCTTCACGGTCGCTTCAGAAAGCGAGCCGGCGGGAAAACCGAATTTCAGGGTATTTGACATAACAGGAAAACCGCTGAGCCTAGCGATTCCGTGATACTAATCAAGAGCAACTTGCGGATTATCAGGATTTTCGAGTAAAAGGCATTCCACAAGGCTGTTTTCAGCATGAATCGTCTCAGGCAAAGCCCGGATCAGGCAATTTGCTTCGATCAAAGAGCTGAAAATATGGGAGGCTTGGCGTCCTGCGGAATAAACCTTCCCCGATTTGATGACGCCCCTGAGAAAATGGAATCTTTTTTCTTCATTGACTATTTTTTCCCCTAAGGGCAAGCGGATATTTAGATCATGGGTGTCAGTGATCCCCATCATCAAACGGAGAGCCGGGCGGACAAAAAGGATGAATGTCACGTATGAAGAGACGGGGTTACCGGGTAGCCCGAAGATAGGGACATCATTTTTGATGCTGAAAAGGAAGGGTTTTCCCGGTTTTAATGCCACGCGCCAGAAAGTCTCGGGTATTTTGCATTTTGCCAAGGCCCGCCGGATATAGTCATGTTCCCCGACAGACATGCCCCCGCAAATAATCACAGCCTCGCACCGCAGGGCGGCTTCGATCCCTGCGGTAATCTGTATCAGGTCATCCTTGATGACGGGCAGGCGCACAGGGATCGCACCGGTTTTTTGGACCATGGCAGCCATCATCAGGCTGTTGGACTCATAGATCTCACCGGGAAGTAGATCCTCACCGGGTTTGCGTAATTCACTACCCGTGACGAGTATCGCCACCCGCGGGGGTTTAGAAACCATGATTTCAGGGACGCCTAAAGAAGAGAGCAGTCCTAAATGCCTTTCATCGAGACGGGTTCCTTTAGGAATAATTTTTTGTCCTTCGCAGACATCCTGTCCGGCTTTGCGGATGTATTCCCCCTTCAGGATAGGTTCAGTCAGGAAAATGGCTCCGGCCAATGCTTTGACATCTTCTTGCATAATGACGGCGTTAGCCCCTTCAGGCATGGGTGCTCCCGTAAAAATGCGGATGCACCGGCCCGGGAGGAGTTTGAGTCCCTTTGAGCGACCTGCGGGTTGCTCATTTTGGACATCCAGATCAATGATATTTTCCGAGCTGGCTTGGGCTGTGTCCTCGGCGCGTAAGGCATATCCATCCATGGCAGAGTTATCGAACCCAGGCAAATTGCGCGGGGAGAAAAAGTCGTGGGCGAGGCTGCGGCCAAATGCTTTTTCAAGAGGGATTTTTTCTGTCCTATCGGGAATTTCCCGCACTTTGGAGAGGATTTCTTGCCGGGCTTGCTCCGGGGACATCATGGGCGGACGGCGTCTCCGCGTTGGAGCTCCCCAGTCAAAATATCAGCTGTGGCCAGTGGGGCGCGGAGGGGTTGGGTGATTTTTACGGAGCCGATCGGGCGCCCGGCACGGTACACTTTTAATTCGTCACCCACCCGAGGCATGACAGAGCTGGAGAAATTCACCACGACAAAACCTTCCACGACATTCACAGTGGAAATAAAACCGATCGGGAGATATTCCGATCGGTTATAATAGGGGTCGGCCTTGCTTGGAGGGGGAGTCGGTGGGGTGCTGGCACAGCCTCCCGATACCACCATCAAGACCACAGAGGCGGTGACAAGAATGAGAAAATGGACGATTTTTTTCATGTTTGATACGGTTAGACGGTTTTGTGGAAGGTCATTTTCTGGTGTGATGTCTGACCGGGCTCCACGATAACCTGTGCTGAAGGAATATTCAAGACATTGGGTGGGGCCGTCCAGGGTTCCACACACAGATAGTCACAATCACTGGCAATATTCCAAATCACCCAGGCCATTTGTCTTGTCGGAGTACCGAAATTCTCGACTTCGATCTTGATTGTCCCGATTTCAGGTTTGTCTGTGTAGAGGGTAACAGGCAGATCACTATTATAGAGGAGGACATTACCGATCCCGAAACGGTCCGAACTTTTGATGACGGCCTCGTTCCAATCTACGAATTCTTCGGCCGGGTTTCCCGTCCACCGTTTGCATGAGGGCATCTTAACGAGCCACTCGATGACGGAACCATCCTTGGCTCTTTGTTTTTTGAAGTAAGGATGCCAACCGACCCCATAAGGCATTTTCTGGATGCTATGGTTCGTCATCTCAAAATCCACGGTCAAGGAATTCTCTGTCAGGCTGATTTTCTGGCGTGCGAGGAATTCAAAGGGATACTGTCTGAGGGTGTGTTCGGAATGGGCGAGGGTACAGACAATCGAGGAGTCATCGTGGAACTCGAGTTTCCAAGGTAATTTATCGGCAAATCCGTGGAACTCGATGGGATAAATCTTCCCTTCATATTTCCAGACATTAACTTCTTGGCCGATCGAACATAAGCCGGGTGCGGGAAAAAGGATAGGGTTTCCCCAGAGATTCAAGCCGGGCCATTTTTGGAAGTATTCGGGATCGAGATAGATCAGGTCTTGGCCGTTGACTTTCCAGGAAAGGGTTTGGCAGCCGAGTGCAGGGCAGATGAGCGCTTCGGCTTTGCCGGATTTGATGGTGAGATTTTCAGGTGTTTGCATGTTTTTTGGTATGTTTGGTTAATCTGTCTTTAATCAGCCACGGCGCGTAGTAAATCAAAAAACTCGCTAAGGCGATGATTTCAAGGACAAGGATATACCATGGCCACGGTGCCCAGCGACTGATTGCTAGGATGAGATTCTCTTGGTTCATGGGCGGGCGGCTCAAAAATCCGTAATTCGCCCCTACGACGGCATTGACCAAAAGGGCAGCGAGGACATAGAGATTAATGATCAGGAACATGCGCCCGATACAGCCGGGCTGGGGGCGGAGGCGGTAGGCCCCGATCATAAAACAAATGGCGACGAGGATAACCCCGTGCATCCAAAAGAAAATCAGGCAGCGCATGGTGGGGAATCCAACTTCAAGATTTGGGGTGATCAGCGTTTGAAGTGTGCCGGCTAACCCGAGAAAATAGGCCGTTTCAAATAAGAGCTGATGTCGTGTGGCCAGGGCGAGAAGGCAGACAATAACGAGAACGTCGCAGAGGTGGAGGGGCAGACCGGTCTGAAGGGTGAATGTGCCATTGATCACGATTTTGGTGTAACTGGTGATCGCATAGGCCAAAAGCATCCCGATAATCACCCAAGCACCGACTTTGGCTTGGGAGGGGGAAAGATTGACCCTCCGGAGCATTAGGCAACCTGTGCAACTTGCTGCGGTCAGGAGGAGCGCGATCAAGTGTTCAGGGCTGAAAAGTCGGAATTCCGGCATATGACCTTAGTCTAGGGGGTTTTGTGAGATGATGGGAAACATTTTTTTCAGGGGAAAATTAGTCTTTTTTTAACTTATTTATATCATCGAATGAGTGGCGACAATTCATCTGCCAGCTATGATTTGGAAATGAGCCTGAATTTACTCACACTACTCAATCAAAAACCCGTCATTACAGACGGTGCATGGGGAACCCAACTGCAAGCACTGGGTTTGGCCCCGGGCCAGTGCCCTGAAGACTGGAATTTAATCCATGAAGACAGGGTGCGCGATGTGGCGGCTTCATATGTGAGTGCCGGCAGTCAGATTATCCTGACGAATACTTTTGGTGGCACACGGACGATCCTTGAGCGCCATGGCCTGGAAGACCGGGTCAGGGAGATTAACCGGGCGGGTGCGGAAATATCCCGGGCGGCTGCAGGCCTAGCCTCTCTGGTATTTGCTTCTGTCGGGCCCTGCGGGAAAATGATTGCTACCGGGGATATAGAGCCGAGTGAGATGGAGAAAGTT
Coding sequences:
- a CDS encoding TIGR02206 family membrane protein, producing the protein MPEFRLFSPEHLIALLLTAASCTGCLMLRRVNLSPSQAKVGAWVIIGMLLAYAITSYTKIVINGTFTLQTGLPLHLCDVLVIVCLLALATRHQLLFETAYFLGLAGTLQTLITPNLEVGFPTMRCLIFFWMHGVILVAICFMIGAYRLRPQPGCIGRMFLIINLYVLAALLVNAVVGANYGFLSRPPMNQENLILAISRWAPWPWYILVLEIIALASFLIYYAPWLIKDRLTKHTKKHANT
- a CDS encoding AURKAIP1/COX24 domain-containing protein produces the protein MGSLKKRRKSKINRHKRRKRSRADRHKK
- the hisG gene encoding ATP phosphoribosyltransferase — protein: MSNTLKFGFPAGSLSEATVKLFAHAGWQIGVSSRSYKPSIDDPEMEGRFVRAQEVSRYVESGYFDCGITGKDWIAENESQIEVICDLPYSKATSAPARWILAVPDASPIKTVQDLAGKRIATEAVNLTRQFLKKHGVEAHVEFSWGATEVKVPDLVDAIVDITETGSSLKANQLRIVDTLMESYPQLIVNKESHKDAWKKQKIQRIALLLKGALEARRKVGLKMNIQETRLTNLLSSLPALRNPTISQLSTTGWVAVETIIDEHIVRELIPQLKELGAEGIIEYPLNKVIY
- a CDS encoding molybdopterin molybdotransferase MoeA — translated: MSPEQARQEILSKVREIPDRTEKIPLEKAFGRSLAHDFFSPRNLPGFDNSAMDGYALRAEDTAQASSENIIDLDVQNEQPAGRSKGLKLLPGRCIRIFTGAPMPEGANAVIMQEDVKALAGAIFLTEPILKGEYIRKAGQDVCEGQKIIPKGTRLDERHLGLLSSLGVPEIMVSKPPRVAILVTGSELRKPGEDLLPGEIYESNSLMMAAMVQKTGAIPVRLPVIKDDLIQITAGIEAALRCEAVIICGGMSVGEHDYIRRALAKCKIPETFWRVALKPGKPFLFSIKNDVPIFGLPGNPVSSYVTFILFVRPALRLMMGITDTHDLNIRLPLGEKIVNEEKRFHFLRGVIKSGKVYSAGRQASHIFSSLIEANCLIRALPETIHAENSLVECLLLENPDNPQVALD